The Panicum hallii strain FIL2 chromosome 5, PHallii_v3.1, whole genome shotgun sequence genome contains the following window.
ATCCTTCCTGCCACCTATGTGGCGGCTCTCTTGTCATTCTCATGAAGCATAGTGCTCTTGCCACTTGTTGCCATTCCTATGGTCTGTCACAGCAAAAGCAGCCCAAAGGCAGGAGTAGTCCTACCAATGAAATGCCTAGCTTGCACATCACAAAAGCTGAGTACACACATACAGAAGCATGACACACACAATCACACACGCACTGCCAAGTGCCAATACCCAAAAAGGCTCATGCATCATGGGCATGTTCTTCTATACATGGAAATTCAGTAGCCCTAGGTGCACTCCTTCCCAGCTGTTGAAATTGGTTTTGATGCAAACAAAAAGAGAGGCttgcttcaaaaaaaaaaaacaggagAGGAGATATCCAAATGGCGAGTGCACGGCTGGAACCGGGTCCACGTGGACCACACCGGACACCGACACATGTGCACTTGCCCTGCGCTGGCTTCTCCGATTGGTTCGTTCTGCATGCATAGGACGGAGACTGCCCTGTTTGTCTGTAcggtttcttttttttttggttttacCGCTGAAATTATCCGTAATGCTGGCCTCCCGTCCGCGTTCCATGGCCTCTGTTTGCCACCTCGAGAGAGGGTAAATGGAGGATTAACTAATTGCTAGGGTGACAAAAAATTTCACTGCTTTCCGATGCTAATCTGAAGCGATTAGCTAGTATTGTGACTGCCAATAACCCCTGTGTATGCAGCCTAGCTAGCAAGAGACAACAGAGTGGTGGTGCATGTGCGCATCGTACTATGTACAGGGAGCACCACACTCTGGGCTACCAACCTTGGCAATTTAGCCACATGTTTCCATCTCATTGTTCTCAAAGTGGCCAAGCAGAGAGAGATCGGTTCCCACCTCGTTCTCTGTTCtgatatttttatttttcattTTGGGTGGTGTTGTCTATTTTACTACTAATGGATACTACTACACATCCAAGTGTATTTCTGGCTTTGCACCTGGATAAACTAAGTCATGGAGATTGAGTAGGAGACCGAGTGCTGGTAGTGTGGTTATGTTTGGTCTCTTCTTGGTGATTATGGCATCTTAGGCAGAAAGCACAAGGGAATCAGCAAGCACTAGATAAAAACATTCCAATCCTTTTGTCTCCAAAAGAACAAGATCATATTACTCCGTGGAGTACTTGTTAGCACAATGGAAAATGGATTATTCCTTTGATACAAAGGTCACTGGTTTTGTCATGAGCTGAGTCATGGATATATATGCCAACAAGAACAAGCTACACGTCTCATGCATGTTGCAAGTGGACTCAGTACATGACGTTGACAGAAGCCCTGCTTTCTAGCTTTTCCTTTCTTTGCACCTACTAGATGGAGGTCGAGTGAGCAAGGAGTACGTTAATTAGTTCATTGTTTATGTTATGTGCCTACCTTCTCCCTACTACCTTCTCTCCCACTTCTATTTGCACTTACAGGTACTACAGGGTACGGAGACAAAAGAACAAAAAGGGTGGTAGACCTTTGGTTTGAATAGACGTCTTCGGTTGGCTCTCGCCTAATCCTCTCCGTATCTTGAAAAGGAGGGAAAAATATGGTTCTTAATTTATGGCAGTTCACCATGAGTTTAGATATAGTAGCAAATATGCGCATGTGTTGTCACGATGATCGCGGCTCTTTTTTTTTATAGATTTTCTTCAACACGAATTTTGTTATATTTGTGTTACTATTTTATTCATCAAGTCAGTTTAGATTATATGGTATTTGAGTCCGTTTAGGTTATAATATATAGTATTGTTGTTCAATTCTCATTATATACGCTTCGGGTCCACCCATCAGTGACATATGTTAAACCAAACCAAAATTTCAGGTGGAAACATTGAACGCTTTATAAATTGGTAAAGATATGCATGGCCGCTAACTATAGCTGCAGGCCAGATGCAACCACTCTGTTCTTTTCATGGATGTTGTGGCAGCAACATAACCACGCAGATAGGAACAAACCTACAGGCCTTGCTGacacaaaataaaaaaaaggagCACACAAAATTAAAAGTGTTCCTTTATACTTGCACATACTATCGCACAAAGTTACCGGTTCTTAATTATTAAGAGCAATTAACTAGAAACTACACCACAACTATATACCTAGCCATCCAAAAGTAGAGTTTTGGATGGGTTGCCTATTCTATTTTTATGCTATATATACTCTTTATTTGTCCCTTTAATTTGATCGATCTGTTGAATTTTACATACTTAATTGGCAGTGCATGTTTACTTTTTAGCTTGTTAGCAACTCAACAAGACAAGGATGAGGAATACATGCATGCTATGCATATAGGTAACTATTTATCGACAAgacttttttcaaaaaaaaatccaaGCTAATTCTGCTCTTCCATTATTGGTGTATGCTCCGGTTAGAAGTCACTTAATGCACCTAAAAATACAGAACCCTTCAAATCAAATTGATACCTGACATGTGCATCCGATGTGACGGTTATTGATCATTTAACCCCCATGATGTTAATTGCCCATCACGGTAACATTTTTTAGTTGTGCTTATTGGTTCTTGCTCCCGGATCGAGTCACGGTTAATGTCACAATCTTTCACACTCAAGTGCTCACGCTCAGGTGGCGACTCTCACAAAACATGATTTGTCCACATACAATTATTTAAGGCGGCGCTTGGTATATATAATGAAACCATTTGGAGGAAACGACCAATACTTGTATTATTGAAAAAAATTTAGACTAGTAGTGTCCCCCTGATTGGGGTTTAGCTGAAGCAACCCAGCTAGGAAGCAATGCAAGTGCCCAGTTCCCCGGCCCTTGGAACTCAAAAGAATATACCAGCTGGACAGCCACACGCGCATACAATAATAACATATTGATGTATGCACATACTGCTCAACATCATCATATCCACCGTACTTTTTTTGTAACTTGCGCAATGGACATAGTATAGGTTACAATTGTTTAGTTACCTAGCCTTCTGTATTTGGATCCTTGTTGAAAACAATATTAGCAGTACTAGATTAATTATTTTCAGTGCATTGAAATATGAACTATATATACATTGTGGTATGTACTATTTATATAGAAATAAAAAAGTTTAGATGTACTGTCCACATATATATGTGGATGTGAATCTCGGATCTTCATTCTAGCTCCCTGGGCATAGACGACATATGGAGGCCGTACTCAGCTACTACTACTGATCAGGAGGACCCGATCGAGGAGGCCCTGCGCTAGTCTGCCTCTCCGGCGAGCAACAGTCGGTAGCGCGGGCGGTTTCCCTCCCCCCGCGCGCATCGATCACGTGCGCATGTGGGCGCTCCACCCGAGGCTGTACGGCGATCCACGCATTAAAATTACGgtgcaggccggccggccggccataATCGGCGGCGGGCCGGCCGGGCGGCATGAACAGAAGAGCTAGCTTAGCAAGAGGCCAGGCCGGGAGCACCAGCGCAGATCAAGCGAGGCCGTGCCATGCATTCCCCAAAGTTAATAACCAACAACCCGGCCGGCTGCTACCAGCAAACCAAGAACCGCTACATGCGGCATGCTGCAGAGGTTAGCTAGGGGCCGGGAGGCAGCAAGACACAGACTATTGCGTAGCGTAGCGACGGGGACCAGACAGACCATGGCAGGCCTGGCTGATTGGCTGAATCCCTGAATCGAATGGGGAGGCCGGCCACATGCCGTTTCTGTGGCTGATTGGAGAGCCAGTAATAGAGCCGCCGGCCGGGGCCGCACCCACGCATTAAGGAAGAAGACCGGCGATGAGTGCCCGGTGCGCGGCCGGCCATTGCTCGATCCGTCGAATCCTCTctagatctctctctctctctctctctctctctctctctctctccagtcggcgcggcggccggcgggcaccGCCGCGGGCAGCCGGCCCGCGCCGGGGGTCAAGCGGCTCTGCTGGCTAGCCCAGCCACCGCTCCGCAGCCGCAGCCCGCAGGCAGGCGCGCGGAGACAATTCAACGACCCGTGCGATAGGCTGGCGCGACATGGCGTACGTACACGTCATGCGCTCACATGTGGGCGCAAGCGCAAGCGTAGGCGGAGCCGGAGGCAGCCAGCGAGCCGCGGGCGAGACCTACTAGTCCAGCTGTCTCTCCGCCAATAAAACAAGAGAGCCACCGTATAAAACACCAGAGAGGCCGACCGATCGATCGTCACCGGGCGAGACTAGAGGGCCGGGAGCGAGCGGCCTATAGCGACAGCGACAGCCAGCAGCAAGCAGCTAGCAagaacacgcgcgcgcgcgagagagagggccGGGCCTGGCCGGGAATaaagcgagcgagcgagcgaacGGCATCCATGGCCGACCACCACGGGCAGCAGCCaccggggggcggcggcgggggcggccacGGGGAGGAGATCAAGGAGCAGGACCGGCTGCTGCCCATCGCCAACGTCGGGCGCATCATGAAGCAGATCCTGCCGCCCAACGCCAAGATCTCCAAGGAGGCCAAGGAGACCATGCAGGAGTGCGTCTCCGAGTTCATCAGCTTCGTCACCGGGGAGGCCTCCGACAAGTGCCACAAGGAGAAGCGCAAGACCGTCAACGGCGACGACGTCTG
Protein-coding sequences here:
- the LOC112891752 gene encoding nuclear transcription factor Y subunit B-4-like, translated to MADHHGQQPPGGGGGGGHGEEIKEQDRLLPIANVGRIMKQILPPNAKISKEAKETMQECVSEFISFVTGEASDKCHKEKRKTVNGDDVCWAFGALGFDDYVDPMRRYLHKYRELEGDRAAAAASSRGGGAPPDHASTSGGPGAGPGPSGGSGHFMFGAMDRSDNSSSRPF